A region from the Fundidesulfovibrio magnetotacticus genome encodes:
- the thrS gene encoding threonine--tRNA ligase gives MNVRVGEQIVEAAPGQSAGEVLSKALSGKAFKNTVAARLGEAVIDLSAPLAADVAELAPVAADSPEGVEVVRHSAAHIMAEAVKKLFPAAQVTIGPAIENGFYYDFAFERPFTSEDLEAIQAEMEKIAAANHPFACRVVSKPEAEALFKGMGEGYKLEVLADIPAETVSLYTQGAFTDLCRGPHVPSTGFLKAFKLTHVAGAYWRGDEKRPMLSRIYGAAFADPKELKAYLHRIEEAKKRDHRRLGAQLDLFSVSEEAGAGMIIWHPKGALVRTILEDFERKEHLKRGYSIVQGPQLLKRDLWERSGHYDNYRENMYFTEIDEQAYGVKPMNCLSHMLIYKSRLRSYRDLPQRYFELGVVHRHEKSGVLHGLLRVRQFTQDDAHIICRPDQLQEEIIGVINFVKDVVDLFGFEFEAQLSTRPEKSIGSDEAWELATTSLRQAMESIGLPFTINEGDGAFYGPKIDIKLKDALDRRWQCATIQCDFTLPERFELSYTGADGERHRPVMLHRVVLGAVERFLGVLIEHTAGAFPCWLSPVQARILTVTDAHDAHAGAVLARLRDAGIRAEADLRNEKLGYKVREAQLEKIPYMLVIGDQELAEGGVNVRLRSGENLGLKGVDAVIQAILEDCEAPFKRGGMRYNFCQ, from the coding sequence GTGAACGTCCGCGTCGGAGAACAGATCGTCGAGGCAGCGCCCGGCCAGTCGGCCGGTGAGGTCCTTTCCAAGGCCCTCTCGGGCAAGGCCTTCAAGAACACCGTGGCCGCCCGCCTGGGCGAAGCGGTGATCGATCTCTCCGCCCCGCTTGCCGCCGACGTGGCCGAGCTGGCCCCCGTGGCCGCCGACTCCCCCGAAGGCGTGGAGGTCGTGCGCCACAGCGCCGCCCACATCATGGCCGAGGCCGTGAAGAAACTCTTCCCCGCCGCCCAGGTGACCATCGGCCCGGCCATCGAGAACGGCTTCTACTACGATTTCGCCTTCGAGCGCCCCTTCACCAGCGAGGACCTGGAAGCCATCCAGGCCGAGATGGAGAAGATCGCCGCCGCCAACCACCCCTTCGCCTGCCGCGTGGTCTCCAAGCCCGAGGCCGAGGCGCTCTTCAAGGGCATGGGCGAAGGCTACAAGCTCGAAGTGCTGGCCGACATCCCGGCCGAGACCGTCTCGCTCTACACGCAGGGGGCCTTCACCGACCTCTGCCGCGGCCCCCACGTGCCCTCCACCGGGTTTTTGAAGGCCTTCAAGCTCACCCACGTGGCCGGGGCCTACTGGCGCGGCGACGAGAAGCGCCCCATGCTCTCGCGCATCTACGGCGCGGCCTTCGCGGACCCCAAGGAGCTCAAGGCCTACCTCCATCGCATCGAAGAGGCCAAGAAGCGCGACCACCGCCGCCTGGGCGCCCAGCTCGACCTCTTCAGCGTCTCCGAGGAGGCCGGGGCCGGGATGATCATCTGGCATCCCAAGGGCGCGCTCGTGCGCACCATCCTGGAGGATTTCGAGCGCAAGGAGCACCTCAAGCGCGGCTATTCCATCGTGCAGGGCCCGCAGCTTCTGAAGCGCGATCTCTGGGAGCGCTCCGGGCACTACGACAACTACCGCGAGAACATGTATTTCACCGAGATCGACGAGCAGGCCTACGGCGTGAAGCCCATGAACTGCCTGTCGCACATGCTCATCTACAAGTCGCGCCTGCGCTCCTACCGCGACCTGCCCCAGCGCTACTTCGAGCTGGGCGTGGTGCACCGCCACGAGAAGTCCGGCGTGCTGCACGGCCTCTTGCGCGTGCGCCAGTTCACCCAGGACGACGCCCACATCATCTGCCGCCCCGACCAGCTCCAGGAGGAGATCATCGGGGTGATCAACTTCGTCAAGGACGTGGTGGACCTCTTCGGCTTCGAATTCGAGGCCCAGCTCTCCACGCGCCCCGAGAAGTCCATCGGCTCCGACGAGGCCTGGGAGCTGGCCACCACGTCGCTGCGCCAGGCCATGGAGTCCATCGGCCTGCCCTTCACCATCAACGAGGGCGACGGCGCTTTCTACGGCCCCAAGATTGACATCAAACTCAAGGATGCCTTAGACCGCCGTTGGCAGTGCGCCACCATCCAGTGCGATTTCACCCTGCCCGAGCGCTTCGAGCTCTCCTACACGGGGGCCGACGGCGAACGACACAGGCCGGTGATGCTGCACAGGGTGGTGCTGGGCGCGGTGGAGAGGTTCCTGGGCGTGCTCATCGAGCACACGGCCGGGGCCTTTCCCTGTTGGCTTTCGCCCGTGCAGGCCCGCATCCTCACGGTCACCGACGCCCACGACGCCCACGCGGGCGCCGTGCTCGCGCGGCTGCGCGATGCGGGCATCCGGGCCGAGGCCGACCTGCGCAACGAGAAGCTCGGCTACAAGGTGCGCGAGGCGCAACTGGAGAAGATCCCCTACATGCTCGTCATCGGGGATCAGGAACTGGCCGAGGGCGGCGTGAACGTGCGCCTGCGCTCCGGCGAGAACCTTGGACTCAAGGGGGTCGACGCGGTGATCCAGGCCATTCTGGAAGACTGCGAAGCCCCATTCAAACGAGGAGGTATGCGCTATAACTTCTGCCAGTGA
- a CDS encoding ATP-binding protein: MTRKFVIITSSALLLLGLVMWQLGLRAQGELKAVATEQFNRQQLILAQKLAQDLEQHFSFLGASLLELSGILHRHPALMGEPEKALPPFQEILRQSEVLAIGYVPAGGGAVSFFNDKGLMSGPLVLDYGAFLDWARGSETGKLLTGRVESPPQGPFAGKTILRMATRYWPHEAPVSVGVEGPGVLFFVVDAVAVARRYAHDVRSGQTGYAWVIDQRGYFLDHYEEDFIARDAFEVRKRRDPGIDFTRIDQLMREKIMKGEEGVDWYVSGWHRGAQGEMRKLIAYAPAHIATDQPDPVVWGVALAAPVDEVEGIIGKVALREMFMVAVFQVVVFTGLAVTMYFAFRWSANLKTEVEARTAELREARDRIRQNLQELLETQERLIRSERFAAVGEAAAHISHEIRNPLMLMGGFARQVRRSLPEDGREAEKLRLIEEEAKRLETMLEEVRDFTRPAAPKLAPRDLNATVWDTVTLLEQELASRGVTLRANLDKTLPPAVHDPGQVRQVVLNLVKNAAEAMTQGGAVTIVSRARDGFAEVVVKDDGPGMAPEEAAKAFNPFYTTKERGTGLGLAVCERIARDHGGAIRLDTEKGKGCAFTLSLPLERRGAEQRA, encoded by the coding sequence ATGACCCGCAAGTTCGTCATCATCACCTCCTCGGCCCTGCTGCTGCTGGGCCTGGTGATGTGGCAGCTGGGCCTGCGCGCCCAGGGCGAGCTCAAGGCCGTGGCCACCGAGCAGTTCAACCGCCAGCAGCTCATCCTGGCCCAGAAGCTGGCCCAGGACCTGGAACAGCACTTCAGCTTCCTGGGCGCGAGCCTTCTGGAACTCTCGGGCATCCTGCACCGCCATCCCGCGCTCATGGGCGAGCCGGAGAAGGCCCTGCCGCCTTTCCAGGAGATCCTGCGCCAGAGCGAGGTGCTGGCCATCGGCTACGTCCCGGCGGGCGGCGGAGCCGTCTCCTTCTTCAACGACAAGGGCCTCATGTCCGGCCCCCTGGTGCTGGACTACGGCGCCTTCCTGGACTGGGCCAGGGGCAGCGAGACCGGCAAGCTCCTGACGGGCCGCGTGGAGAGCCCGCCCCAGGGGCCCTTCGCCGGAAAGACCATCCTGCGCATGGCCACGCGCTACTGGCCCCACGAAGCGCCCGTGAGCGTCGGCGTCGAGGGCCCGGGCGTGCTCTTCTTCGTGGTGGACGCCGTGGCCGTGGCCAGACGCTACGCCCACGACGTGCGCTCCGGACAGACAGGCTACGCCTGGGTGATCGACCAGCGCGGCTACTTCCTGGACCACTACGAGGAGGACTTCATCGCGCGCGACGCCTTCGAGGTGCGCAAGCGCCGCGATCCGGGCATCGACTTCACCCGCATCGACCAGCTCATGCGCGAGAAGATCATGAAAGGCGAGGAGGGCGTGGACTGGTACGTCTCGGGCTGGCACCGGGGCGCCCAGGGCGAAATGCGCAAGCTCATCGCCTACGCCCCGGCCCACATCGCAACGGACCAGCCGGACCCGGTGGTCTGGGGCGTGGCCCTGGCCGCGCCCGTGGACGAGGTGGAGGGCATCATCGGCAAGGTGGCCCTGCGCGAGATGTTCATGGTGGCCGTGTTCCAGGTGGTGGTCTTCACCGGCCTGGCCGTGACCATGTATTTCGCCTTCCGCTGGTCGGCCAACCTCAAGACCGAAGTGGAGGCCCGCACCGCCGAACTGCGCGAGGCCCGCGACCGCATCCGCCAGAACCTCCAGGAACTCCTGGAAACCCAGGAGCGCCTCATCCGCTCCGAACGCTTCGCCGCCGTGGGCGAGGCCGCCGCCCACATCTCCCACGAGATCCGCAACCCCCTCATGCTCATGGGCGGTTTCGCGCGCCAGGTGCGCCGTTCACTGCCCGAAGACGGGCGCGAAGCCGAAAAGCTCCGGCTCATCGAGGAGGAGGCCAAACGCCTGGAAACCATGCTGGAGGAAGTGCGCGACTTCACGCGCCCCGCCGCGCCCAAGCTCGCCCCGCGCGACCTCAACGCCACCGTCTGGGACACCGTGACCCTCCTGGAGCAGGAGCTGGCCTCCCGGGGCGTGACCCTGCGCGCAAACCTGGACAAAACCCTGCCCCCGGCCGTGCACGACCCCGGCCAGGTGCGCCAGGTGGTGCTCAACCTGGTGAAGAACGCCGCCGAAGCCATGACCCAGGGCGGCGCGGTGACCATCGTCAGCCGGGCCAGGGACGGCTTCGCCGAGGTGGTGGTGAAGGACGACGGCCCGGGCATGGCGCCCGAAGAGGCCGCCAAGGCCTTCAACCCCTTCTACACCACCAAGGAGCGCGGCACCGGCCTGGGCCTGGCCGTGTGCGAACGCATCGCCCGCGACCACGGCGGGGCCATCCGCCTGGACACGGAGAAGGGCAAGGGCTGCGCCTTCACCCTGAGCCTGCCCCTGGAGCGGCGTGGGGCCGAACAGAGGGCCTGA
- the infC gene encoding translation initiation factor IF-3 — MTSASDTARCNHQIRVREVRVIADDGSQLGIIPTSEALRLAQEKGLDLVEVAAAADPPVCRIMDYGKFKYQQQKKQQEARKKQTVIQVKEIKVRPKTDEHDYQTKLRHIRKFLEEGDRCKVAVFFRGREVVHKDRGARILERIVVDLGELVKVEQEPRFEGRIMNMMLAPSVKKKV; from the coding sequence ATAACTTCTGCCAGTGACACCGCCCGCTGCAATCACCAGATTCGCGTGCGCGAAGTGCGTGTGATCGCCGACGACGGCTCGCAGTTGGGGATCATCCCCACCAGCGAAGCCCTCCGCTTGGCCCAGGAAAAAGGCCTGGACCTCGTGGAGGTTGCCGCCGCCGCCGATCCGCCGGTGTGCCGGATCATGGACTATGGTAAATTCAAGTACCAGCAGCAGAAAAAACAGCAGGAAGCCCGGAAGAAGCAGACGGTCATCCAGGTCAAGGAAATCAAGGTCCGGCCCAAGACCGATGAGCACGACTACCAGACCAAGCTCAGGCACATCCGGAAATTCCTCGAGGAAGGCGACCGCTGCAAGGTCGCGGTGTTCTTCCGGGGGCGCGAGGTGGTCCACAAGGATCGCGGCGCCAGAATCCTGGAGCGCATCGTTGTCGACCTGGGCGAACTGGTCAAAGTGGAACAGGAGCCCCGCTTCGAGGGACGCATCATGAACATGATGCTGGCTCCTTCCGTGAAGAAGAAAGTGTAG
- a CDS encoding nucleotidyltransferase family protein — protein MRLTTEEREAIKAAVRAQDPEAQVWLFGSRADDSKRGGDIDLLVFSQIMGWSEKGDVWWELQERLGEQKIDIVVAKDRSDPFVRMVMEKAVRL, from the coding sequence ATGCGCCTGACCACCGAAGAACGGGAGGCCATCAAGGCCGCCGTGCGCGCCCAGGACCCCGAGGCCCAGGTGTGGCTCTTCGGCTCGCGCGCGGACGACTCCAAGCGCGGCGGCGACATCGACCTGCTCGTCTTCTCCCAGATCATGGGCTGGTCCGAGAAGGGCGACGTGTGGTGGGAACTCCAGGAACGGCTGGGCGAGCAGAAGATCGACATCGTGGTGGCCAAGGACCGGAGCGACCCGTTCGTGCGGATGGTCATGGAGAAGGCGGTGAGGTTATGA
- the rpmI gene encoding 50S ribosomal protein L35: MPKIKTNKSAAKRFTTTGTGKFRRRRQNKRHILTKKSAKRKRALSPSAIVDSANEGAVRRLLPYA, encoded by the coding sequence ATGCCCAAGATCAAGACCAACAAGAGCGCCGCCAAGCGCTTCACCACCACCGGCACCGGCAAGTTCCGCCGCCGCCGCCAGAACAAGCGCCACATCCTGACCAAGAAGAGCGCCAAGCGCAAACGCGCCCTGTCGCCTTCGGCCATCGTGGATTCGGCCAACGAAGGCGCCGTTCGCCGCCTGCTGCCTTACGCCTAG
- the pheT gene encoding phenylalanine--tRNA ligase subunit beta: MLLSLNWLREFVPYEGPVDTLADRLTMLGLEVEGVSRPFAACADVVVGKVLTREQHPDADKLSVCSVDVGQGEPLQIVCGAANVAAGQFVPVATIGTKLPGGLVIKKSKLRGVESCGMICSESELGLAEKSEGILALEGAPVPGKTLAEAFGLDDVVLEIGITPNRADCLSILGLARETAMAFGLPLSMPKVRLEEHGPDASSLVRVDIQDPSGCPVYRARIIQGVEIKPSPAWMRWRLAAMGQRPLNNIVDVTNYVMLELGQPLHAFDRSLLAGDVIEVRRARDGQRFTTLDGQERTLTARDLLICDQAKAVALAGVMGGENSEINDRSTDVLLECAVFDPATIRKTGRRLGLSSESSYRYERGVDQPASLFAMNRAAALMAAHSDGRVLPGVASHEPRPWKAPALSFRPAKAAALLGIELTGEFCRKTLQGLGCEVEARSSEAWSVVPPPARLDLEREVDLVEEVARVYGMDRIPAVMPRMAKSLDVQDALGAEVPFLRRLRDWAVGAGLRETVNYSFVGQHELDLLGLPGEGRVPVANPLSEDQNVMRPSLAPGLLKSVRHNLNQGNAALRLFEIAKIFVADKASETTVRETDHLAIALHGARFGGFPWPEEKADYSDLKGLVEHLLGSLGLHGARFARKADHSWLSPCVEVSLEGRTLGVLGRVLPDVAASFEARADLWLAELDAQALMRRHQRRAVRHAALPKFPPSRRDVTLVTPAGLSVAELLKAALDARPAILEDVAVHDLFEPKGAVEKNVTLRATYRHAERTLTDKDVDKAHQALCAALGKALPVRLQQ, encoded by the coding sequence ATGCTCCTTTCGCTCAACTGGCTCCGTGAATTCGTGCCCTACGAGGGCCCCGTCGACACCCTGGCCGACCGCCTGACCATGCTGGGACTCGAAGTGGAGGGCGTCTCGCGGCCCTTCGCCGCCTGCGCCGACGTGGTGGTGGGCAAGGTGCTCACCCGCGAGCAGCACCCCGACGCGGACAAGCTCTCCGTCTGCTCGGTGGACGTGGGCCAAGGCGAGCCGCTCCAGATCGTCTGCGGCGCGGCCAACGTGGCCGCCGGGCAGTTCGTGCCCGTGGCGACCATCGGCACGAAGCTCCCCGGCGGGCTCGTCATCAAGAAGAGCAAGCTGCGCGGCGTGGAGTCGTGCGGCATGATCTGCTCCGAATCGGAGCTGGGCCTGGCCGAGAAGTCAGAAGGCATCCTGGCCCTGGAAGGCGCGCCCGTCCCGGGCAAGACCCTGGCCGAGGCCTTCGGCCTGGACGACGTGGTGCTGGAGATCGGCATCACCCCCAACCGCGCCGACTGCCTCTCCATCCTGGGCCTGGCCCGCGAGACGGCCATGGCCTTCGGCCTGCCCCTCTCCATGCCCAAGGTCCGCCTGGAAGAGCACGGCCCCGACGCCTCCTCCCTGGTGCGCGTGGACATCCAGGACCCCTCGGGCTGCCCGGTCTACCGCGCGCGCATCATACAGGGCGTGGAGATCAAGCCCTCCCCGGCCTGGATGCGCTGGCGGCTCGCGGCCATGGGCCAGCGCCCGCTCAACAACATCGTGGACGTGACCAACTACGTGATGCTGGAGCTCGGCCAGCCCTTGCACGCCTTCGACCGCTCCCTCCTGGCCGGGGACGTCATCGAGGTCCGGCGCGCCCGGGACGGCCAGCGCTTCACCACCCTGGACGGCCAGGAGCGCACCCTCACCGCGCGCGACCTGCTCATCTGCGACCAGGCCAAGGCCGTGGCCCTGGCGGGCGTCATGGGCGGCGAGAACTCCGAGATCAACGACCGCTCCACCGACGTGCTTCTGGAGTGCGCCGTGTTCGACCCGGCCACCATCCGCAAAACCGGCCGCCGCCTGGGCCTCTCCAGCGAATCGTCCTACCGCTACGAGCGCGGGGTGGATCAGCCCGCATCGCTCTTCGCCATGAACCGCGCCGCCGCGCTCATGGCCGCCCACTCCGACGGGCGCGTGCTGCCCGGCGTGGCCAGCCATGAGCCCCGGCCCTGGAAGGCCCCCGCGCTGTCCTTCCGCCCGGCCAAGGCCGCAGCGCTCCTGGGCATCGAGCTCACGGGGGAATTCTGCCGCAAGACCCTGCAGGGCCTGGGCTGCGAGGTGGAAGCCCGGTCGTCCGAGGCCTGGAGCGTCGTCCCGCCCCCCGCCCGCCTGGACCTGGAGCGCGAGGTGGACCTCGTGGAAGAGGTGGCCCGCGTCTACGGCATGGACCGCATCCCGGCCGTGATGCCGCGCATGGCCAAGTCCCTGGACGTGCAGGACGCCCTGGGGGCCGAGGTTCCCTTCCTGCGCCGCCTGCGGGACTGGGCCGTGGGCGCTGGGCTGCGCGAGACCGTGAACTACTCCTTCGTGGGCCAGCACGAGCTGGACCTGCTGGGCCTGCCCGGCGAGGGCCGCGTCCCCGTGGCCAACCCCCTCTCGGAAGACCAGAACGTCATGCGCCCCAGCCTGGCCCCGGGCCTGCTCAAGAGCGTGCGCCACAACCTGAACCAGGGCAACGCCGCCCTGCGCCTCTTCGAGATCGCCAAGATCTTCGTGGCCGACAAGGCCTCCGAGACCACGGTGCGCGAGACCGACCACCTGGCCATCGCCCTGCACGGCGCGCGCTTCGGCGGCTTCCCCTGGCCCGAGGAGAAGGCAGACTATTCCGACCTCAAGGGCCTGGTGGAACACCTTCTGGGCTCGCTGGGCCTGCACGGCGCGCGGTTCGCGCGCAAGGCCGACCACTCCTGGCTCTCGCCCTGCGTCGAGGTTTCCCTGGAGGGGCGTACGCTGGGTGTGCTGGGCCGCGTTCTGCCCGACGTGGCCGCCTCCTTCGAGGCCCGGGCGGACCTCTGGCTGGCCGAGCTGGACGCCCAGGCGCTCATGCGCCGCCACCAGCGCCGGGCCGTGCGCCACGCCGCGCTCCCCAAGTTCCCCCCCTCGCGGCGCGACGTGACCCTGGTGACGCCCGCCGGACTCTCGGTGGCGGAGCTGCTCAAGGCGGCCCTGGACGCCCGCCCCGCCATCCTGGAGGACGTGGCCGTCCACGACCTCTTCGAGCCCAAGGGCGCGGTGGAAAAGAACGTGACCCTGCGCGCCACCTACCGCCACGCCGAGCGCACCCTCACGGACAAGGACGTGGACAAGGCCCATCAGGCCCTCTGCGCCGCCCTGGGCAAGGCCCTGCCCGTGCGCCTGCAGCAGTAG
- the rplT gene encoding 50S ribosomal protein L20, protein MRVKRGQAAHKRHKKYLKLAKGFVGARSVLYETARENVERAMAYAYRDRKVKKREFRKLWIMRINAAARENGLSYGNFMHGLTLAGIELDRKVLADMAVREKAGFAELAALAKTKVTA, encoded by the coding sequence ATGCGCGTTAAACGCGGACAGGCCGCCCACAAGCGGCACAAGAAGTATCTGAAGCTTGCCAAGGGATTCGTCGGCGCCCGTTCGGTGCTCTACGAGACCGCCCGCGAGAACGTCGAACGCGCCATGGCCTACGCCTACCGCGACCGCAAGGTGAAGAAGCGCGAGTTCCGCAAGCTGTGGATCATGCGCATCAACGCCGCCGCCCGCGAGAACGGCCTGAGCTACGGCAACTTCATGCACGGCCTCACCCTGGCCGGCATCGAACTGGACCGCAAGGTCCTGGCCGACATGGCCGTGCGCGAGAAGGCCGGCTTCGCCGAACTGGCCGCCCTGGCCAAAACCAAGGTGACCGCGTGA
- the pheS gene encoding phenylalanine--tRNA ligase subunit alpha, which yields MSQGQALIEELTALAGEAKNTLGQAASFEALEDLRVAYLGRKGRLAQVMAKLPALTPEEKRQAGQAANQLKDELTAWHTLRLEALKRQEEEALLASFDPALPGRAPSLGGTHPLTMVSEEICRAFAGMGFEVVTGPEIETDFYNFEALNFPPEHPARDMQDTLYIGDNILLRTHTSPLQVRTLLSRKPPVAAIAPGKVYRRDSDITHSPMFHQIEGFLVDKGVTMADLRGTLTFFVHRIFGAETRVRFRPSFFPFTEPSAEVDISCVLCEGTGRAGDDTCRVCKGTGWVEILGCGMIDPNVLKAVDIDPEVHSGFAFGMGVERVTMLKYGVGDLRLFFENDVRFLGQFA from the coding sequence GTGAGCCAGGGCCAGGCCCTGATCGAGGAATTGACCGCCCTGGCCGGGGAAGCCAAAAACACCCTCGGCCAGGCGGCCTCGTTCGAGGCCCTGGAAGACCTGCGCGTGGCCTACCTGGGCCGCAAGGGACGCCTTGCCCAGGTGATGGCCAAGCTCCCCGCGCTCACGCCCGAGGAGAAGCGCCAGGCCGGGCAGGCGGCGAACCAGCTCAAAGACGAGCTGACCGCCTGGCACACACTGCGCCTGGAGGCCCTCAAGCGCCAGGAGGAAGAGGCCCTGCTGGCCTCCTTCGACCCGGCTCTGCCCGGACGCGCCCCATCCCTGGGCGGGACGCACCCGCTGACCATGGTCAGCGAGGAGATCTGTCGCGCCTTCGCGGGCATGGGTTTCGAGGTGGTCACCGGCCCCGAGATCGAGACGGACTTCTACAACTTCGAGGCCCTGAACTTCCCCCCCGAGCACCCCGCCCGGGACATGCAGGACACCCTCTACATCGGGGACAACATCCTCCTGCGCACGCACACCTCGCCCCTGCAGGTGCGCACGCTGCTCTCGCGCAAGCCCCCCGTGGCGGCCATCGCCCCGGGCAAGGTCTACCGGCGCGACTCAGACATCACCCACTCCCCCATGTTCCACCAGATCGAGGGCTTCCTCGTGGACAAGGGCGTGACCATGGCGGACCTGCGCGGCACCCTCACCTTCTTCGTGCACCGCATCTTCGGGGCCGAGACGCGCGTGCGCTTCCGGCCGAGCTTCTTCCCCTTCACCGAGCCCAGCGCCGAGGTGGACATCTCCTGCGTGCTCTGCGAAGGCACGGGCCGCGCCGGGGACGACACCTGCCGCGTGTGCAAGGGCACGGGCTGGGTGGAGATCCTGGGCTGCGGCATGATCGACCCCAACGTGCTCAAGGCCGTGGACATCGACCCCGAAGTGCACTCCGGCTTCGCCTTCGGCATGGGCGTGGAACGCGTGACCATGCTCAAGTACGGCGTTGGCGACCTGCGCCTCTTCTTCGAGAACGACGTGCGCTTCCTGGGCCAGTTCGCGTAG